In Sorghum bicolor cultivar BTx623 chromosome 10, Sorghum_bicolor_NCBIv3, whole genome shotgun sequence, one genomic interval encodes:
- the LOC8065413 gene encoding protein RTF2 homolog: MAGSAHPASGAARAVVLRLDDLSLPPRYLTVPSHLPVSDLLGSLPLPSSSYYLTADGRPLPSSTPVSSLRPSASVQLRLRALRGGGGDGGATGAESRDCYLSMYLAKKPDKADPNEARLSRFTCCALSGEPLAAPAVADRLGNLYNKEALVEALLHKRLPKAMSYIRGLRDMIPIHLHPRPDADAAGEEVRFQCPVTGLEFNGKYQFLALRGCGHVLSVKALKEVKTSACLVCHKEFEEADKMPINGTEDEVAALRKRMEEERGKVKEKKEKKVGNGLSGNKHAANVAAAGAGADKLENGKKGDAASAKRFKASDHAPAHANKEVYASIFTSSRKSDFKETYSCRSLPLGRN; the protein is encoded by the coding sequence ATGGCCGGCTCCGCGCACCCCGCCTCAGGCGCCGCGAGGGCCGTGGTGCTCCGCCTCGACGACCTGTCGCTGCCGCCGCGGTACCTGACCGTGCCGTCCCACCTCCCGGTCTCCGACCTCCTCGGCTCCCTCCCGCTCCCTTCCTCCTCGTACTACCTCACCGCCGACGGCCGCCCGCTTCCGTCCTCCACCCCGGTGTCGTCGCTCCGCCCGTCGGCGTCCGTCCAGCTCCGCCTCCGCGCGCTCCGTGGCGGCGGAGGCGACGGCGGCGCCACGGGCGCCGAGTCCCGCGACTGCTACCTCTCCATGTACCTCGCCAAGAAGCCCGACAAGGCGGACCCCAACGAGGCCCGCCTCTCGCGCTTCACCTGCTGCGCGCTCTCCGGGGAGCCCCTCGCCGCGCCCGCCGTGGCCGACCGTCTCGGGAACCTCTACAACAAGGAGGCCCTCGTCGAGGCGCTGCTCCACAAGCGCCTGCCCAAGGCGATGTCCTACATCCGGGGGCTGCGGGACATGATCCCCATCCACCTGCACCCCAGGCcggacgccgacgccgccgggGAGGAGGTCCGGTTCCAGTGCCCCGTCACCGGCCTCGAGTTCAACGGGAAGTACCAGTTCCTCGCGCTCCGGGGGTGCGGGCACGTGCTCAGCGTCAAggcgctcaaggaggtcaagacgtCCGCGTGCTTGGTCTGCCACAAGGAGTTTGAGGAGGCCGACAAGATGCCCATCAACGGGACTGAAGATGAGGTGGCCGCGCTGAGGAAGAGgatggaggaggagagggggaaggtgaaggagaagaaggagaagaaggtgggGAATGGCCTCAGTGGGAATAAGCATGCTGCTAATGTTGCGGCAGCGGGGGCGGGGGCTGACAAGTTAGAGAATGGGAAGAAGGGTGACGCGGCTTCAGCAAAGCGCTTCAAGGCTTCTGACCATGCGCCAGCCCATGCCAACAAGGAAGTGTATGCATCCATATTCACATCGTCCAGGAAGTCGGATTTCAAGGAGACATACTCATGCCGGTCACTTCCATTGGGAAGGAATTGA
- the LOC8065414 gene encoding transcription factor bHLH66, which yields MQPSGREMAGGEGGGGPQQQADDFFDQMLSTLPSAWADLGAGGKSPWELTPGTGAGAAAEDPAAQQSHFGDESALLASRLRQHQIGGGDVKSSASPVMLQLSDLHRHGGLGGEESRGNGFSPLPLFSDRSSVPAREEMEGGFKSPNSAGGDHSLFNGFGMHGAAAGQPQFGQSGSMSPQSMGGPAASGGAPQAGGAASSAGGGGAAPPRQQRQRARRGQATDPHSIAERLRRERIAERMKSLQELVPNANKTDKASMLDEIIDYVKFLQLQVKVLSMSRLGGAAGMAPLVASMASSEGNSNGSGGGNNNSGGKGSGGAASATTTTKSGSGENGNGNGSGGVRVTEHQVAKMMEEDMGTAMQYLQGKGLCLMPISLASAISSATSSASLLSRPPAVGRHATAVAGQMHDANGGAAAAATASPASAANSAGGGGGGDDSRSARDGGGKQ from the exons ATGCAGCCGAGCGGCCGTGAGATGGCCGGCGGCGAGGGCGGGGGCGGGCCGCAGCAGCAGGCCGACGACTTCTTCGACCAGATGCTGTCCACGCTGCCCTCCGCGTGGGCTGACCTGGGCGCCGGTGGCAAGTCGCCCTGGGAACTCACCCCGGGCACAGGCGCCGGAGCGGCGGCCGAGGACCCCGCCGCGCAGCAGAGCCACTTCGGCGACGAGTCGGCGCTGCTCGCGTCCCGCCTCCGGCAGCACCAGATCGGCGGCGGGGACGTCAAGTCCTCCGCCTCCCCGGTCATGCTGCAGCTCAGCGACCTGCACCGCCACGGCGGCCTCGGGGGCGAGGAGAGCCGGGGCAACGGGTTCTCCCCGCTGCCGCTGTTCTCGGACCGGTCGTCCGTGCCGGCGCGGGAGGAGATGGAGGGCGGCTTCAAGTCGCCCAACTCCGCC GGAGGTGATCATTCCTTGTTCAACGGTTTCGGGATGCACGGCGCGGCCGCCGGGCAGCCACAATTTGGCCAG AGTGGATCAATGTCGCCGCAGAGCATGGGAGGACccgcggcgagcggcggcgcaCCCCAAGCTGGCGGGGCAGCTTcatcggccggcggcggcggggcggcaCCCCcgcggcagcagcggcagcgtGCGAGGAGAGGGCAGGCCACTGACCCCCACAGCATAGCGGAACGT CTTCGAAGGGAGAGGATCGCGGAGCGGATGAAATCGCTTCAGGAGCTGGTCCCGAACGCCAACAAG ACGGACAAGGCGTCGATGCTGGACGAGATCATCGACTACGTCAAGTTCCTGCAGCTACAAGTCAAG GTTCTCAGCATGAGCCGACTGGGAGGAGCCGCCGGCATGGCGCCTCTGGTTGCAAGCATGGCTTCATCAGAG GGCAACAGCAATGGAAGCGGCGGCGGCAACAACAACAGCGGTGGAAAAGGCAGCGGCGGTGCTGCTAGTgctaccaccaccaccaagaGCGGCAGCGGCGAGAACGGCAACGGCAACGGCAGCGGCGGGGTGCGGGTGACGGAGCATCAGGTGGCGAAGATGATGGAGGAGGACATGGGCACGGCCATGCAGTACCTGCAGGGAAAGGGCCTGTGCCTGATGCCCATCTCGCTGGCGTCCGCCATCTCCTCCGCCACCTCGTCCGCGTCGCTCCTCTCCCGCCCGCCCGCCGTCGGCCGCCACGCAACAGCCGTCGCCGGCCAGATGCACGACGCCAACGGGGGCGCTGCCGCGGCAGCGACGGCGTCGCCCGCGTCGGCGGCTAACAGTgccggtggaggaggaggaggcgacgaCTCACGATCCGCCAGGGACGGTGGCGGGAAGCAGTGA
- the LOC8065415 gene encoding uncharacterized protein LOC8065415 has protein sequence MAAEDSKDILKNVDWKTMGGAVTTESSKPIVKKRLPKKIRQVPDCYFLPRRSWPSALAIYGGVCAAGVGAGMLLEVWINKKIKEDSGIIWEMDK, from the exons ATGGCCGCTGAAGACTCAAAAGATATCCTGAAGAATGTAGACTGGAAGACCATGGGTGGCGCAGTGACAACTGAATCTAGCAAACCAATTGTTAAGAAGCGTCTCCCAAAGAAAATCAGACAAGTCCCTGACTGCTATTTTCTCCCTCGTCGGTCTTGGCCTTCTGCACTGGCAATCTACGGTGGTGTATGTGCTGCTGGCGTTGGTGCAGGGATGCTTCTTGAGGTTTGGATAAACAAAAAGATCAAAG AGGACAGTGGCATTATCTGGGAGATGGATAAATGA
- the LOC8065416 gene encoding nucleolin: MDISRSVTLMVKFLMDSAGRKKPEEELVSMNLGLGASLVLLLSKSAVELNKMVELRAQMEALVSEIRQAARWKAAAAEEEQKMQANHPAPAAPSTSQESDGRSAATTTAVKDPIAFPAADADADAASNCSRTAADTAVEVRAAVVMDLMEAELQAELSRMQHGGTVHGHGGADNRIAPMPGLELPMLKVKTKKGDADDSTSRSCVDDGGDGRANKHDDDEVDGNGEEDDEDDEYEEDEDEEEDGGYGEDRMSPPHGGVSARALERRLHELLQKRQQDRIVELESALDSAQRRLHEKEREVVWWRDAAKLVSHRRDESRRIAR; this comes from the exons ATGGACATATCGAGATCAGTGACGCTAATGGTGAAGTTTTTGATGGATTCCGCAGGGAGGAAGAAGCCGGAGGAGGAGCTGGTGTCCATGAACCTAGGCCTCGGGGCGAGCCTGGTGCTGCTGCTGTCCAAGAGCGCCGTGGAGCTGAACAAGATGGTGGAGCTGCGCGCGCAGATGGAGGCGCTGGTGTCGGAGATCAGGCAGGCGGCGCGGtggaaggcggcggcggcggaggaggagcagaagaTGCAGGCGAACCACCCCGCTCCCGCTGCGCCGTCCACCTCGCAGGAATCCGACGGCAGgagcgccgccaccaccaccgccgtgAAGGACCCGATCGCGTTCCCCgcggccgacgccgacgccgacgccgcgtCCAACTGCTCCCGCACGGCGGCCGACACCGCGGTCGAAGTCCGCGCCGCCGTGGTCATGGACCTCATGGAGGCGGAGCTCCAGGCCGAGCTGAGCCGCATGCAGCACGGCGGCACGGTGCACGGCCACGGCGGCGCCGACAACCGGATCGCCCCGATGCCAGGACTCGAG TTGCCAATGCTGAAAGTGAAGACGAAGAAAGGCGACGCCGACGATAGCACGTCGCGCAGCTGcgtcgacgacggcggcgatgGTCGTGCCAACAAGCACGACGATGATGAAGTCGACGGCAATGGTGAGGAAGACGACGAGGACGATGAGTacgaggaggatgaggacgaggaggaagaTGGGGGGTACGGCGAGGACAGGATGAGCCCCCCGCACGGCGGCGTGTCGGCGCGCGCGCTGGAGCGGCGGCTCCACGAGCTTCTCCAGAAGCGGCAGCAGGATCGGATCGTGGAGCTGGAGTCGGCGCTGGACAGCGCGCAGCGCAGGCTCCACGAGAAGGAGCGCGAGGTGGTGTGGTGGCGCGACGCCGCCAAGCTCGTCTCCCACCGCCGCGACGAGTCGCGCCGCATCGCCAGGTAG